From a region of the bacterium genome:
- the nth gene encoding endonuclease III encodes MSESQSKRSQRCQAIDTILSQRYPNDTALRFESTLQLLVATILSAQCTDAQVNKVTPELFKKYPDAKAFAKADMEELEQMIFSTGFYRQKAKSIKGCGMAIVENFGGEVPRTLEDMVKLPGVGRKTGNLVLGIAEGLPGVVVDTHVTRLAGRMGLTVNKNPEKIEKDINELLPPERWMAISSELIYLGREFCPARKPKCGECPVAELCSKVGVEA; translated from the coding sequence ATGAGCGAATCTCAATCAAAGCGAAGTCAGCGATGCCAGGCTATCGATACCATTTTAAGTCAACGCTACCCCAACGACACGGCTCTGCGGTTCGAAAGTACACTCCAGCTGCTTGTTGCCACGATCCTTTCCGCCCAGTGCACCGACGCACAGGTGAACAAGGTGACTCCAGAGTTATTCAAAAAATACCCGGATGCGAAGGCCTTCGCCAAGGCTGACATGGAAGAGTTGGAGCAGATGATCTTCTCCACCGGGTTCTACCGGCAGAAGGCCAAGTCCATCAAGGGGTGCGGCATGGCCATCGTGGAGAATTTCGGTGGGGAGGTTCCCCGCACGCTGGAGGACATGGTAAAGCTTCCGGGTGTGGGGAGAAAGACCGGCAACCTGGTCCTGGGCATCGCCGAAGGCCTACCTGGAGTGGTGGTGGACACCCACGTTACTAGACTGGCGGGCCGCATGGGGCTGACGGTAAACAAAAATCCGGAGAAGATCGAAAAGGACATCAACGAACTGCTGCCCCCGGAGCGATGGATGGCCATCTCCAGCGAGCTGATCTACCTGGGGAGGGAGTTTTGTCCTGCGAGAAAGCCTAAATGCGGAGAGTGCCCCGTTGCTGAATTATGCTCAAAGGTAGGAGTCGAGGCATAA
- a CDS encoding permease, whose protein sequence is MESFFNEILGLGADFVAEFRYIFWYFAAGVAMEALVRTMGWHIKLRNVLERFGRSAILIAVGIGLFSPLCACGILPLSISMILAGVPFAPAMALLVTSPLMSPAGYTLTAWELGQQWAVAKLVSAALMGLFAGYVTLYFQRRGWFDMDKLFTRGIPRGDFHDPDYPCEDLQCDCRNQFSKKYIESRTSNKFAIFAGKFVDGTLKIGKFVLLGVFIEVVAARYIPTEWISPLLTNTFPLSIPLITLAVVPLHINQIMASAILYGFVDLPLAKGPGLAFLVGGPVTAIPVMGIFLTFFARRVFFLYLGICLTGTIGLAYAYHYLF, encoded by the coding sequence TTGGAATCTTTTTTCAATGAGATCCTCGGTCTCGGCGCCGACTTTGTAGCCGAGTTCCGCTACATCTTCTGGTACTTCGCAGCCGGAGTTGCCATGGAAGCACTGGTCCGAACCATGGGCTGGCACATCAAGCTGCGCAATGTGTTGGAGCGCTTCGGGCGAAGCGCCATTCTGATAGCCGTCGGTATCGGGCTTTTCAGTCCTCTCTGCGCCTGTGGGATCCTTCCTCTTAGCATTTCCATGATCCTCGCTGGGGTTCCCTTCGCACCAGCCATGGCCCTTCTTGTGACAAGCCCTCTCATGAGCCCGGCAGGCTACACCCTCACCGCCTGGGAATTGGGCCAGCAGTGGGCTGTGGCGAAACTGGTGTCGGCTGCCCTTATGGGACTTTTCGCCGGTTACGTCACCCTTTATTTTCAGCGGCGGGGATGGTTCGATATGGACAAGCTGTTCACCCGGGGCATCCCCAGGGGAGACTTTCACGATCCCGACTACCCCTGCGAGGACTTGCAGTGTGACTGCCGCAACCAGTTCAGCAAGAAGTACATCGAATCGCGCACCAGCAACAAATTCGCCATCTTTGCCGGCAAATTCGTAGACGGCACCTTGAAGATAGGAAAGTTTGTCCTGTTGGGAGTATTCATCGAGGTCGTGGCAGCCCGCTACATCCCCACTGAGTGGATCTCGCCCCTGCTGACCAACACTTTTCCGCTCAGCATCCCCCTCATCACCCTGGCAGTTGTGCCCCTCCACATCAATCAGATAATGGCTTCGGCCATTTTGTACGGCTTCGTGGACCTTCCTCTTGCCAAGGGGCCTGGCCTGGCCTTCCTGGTGGGTGGCCCGGTCACCGCCATCCCGGTGATGGGGATATTCCTGACCTTCTTTGCCCGAAGAGTGTTCTTTCTGTACCTGGGAATATGCCTTACCGGTACGATAGGGCTGGCGTATGCGTATCATTATTTGTTCTGA
- a CDS encoding metal ABC transporter permease — translation MEILAFSFMQRAIAAGLLIAVACSVLGVFLVLRRDAMLGHGLAHVTFGGVALGLLLNVSPVWTALVVAIIAAILLLKLREAAGLHGDTAIGIVSSVGFALGIVIASVSGQFSVELFSYLFGNILAIGPGEVWTSAILAIAVVLTVVLNYHDLVAITFDRELARTSGIPVRRLDLLLAVLSAVTVVLAMKVVGLLLVAALIVIPAATALQMAGNFRMAIIWSCAVGILSVLGGLAISYYMDIPSSGSIVLLEAVVFGLVWAGSRFLRKSG, via the coding sequence ATGGAGATATTAGCTTTTTCATTCATGCAAAGAGCCATCGCAGCGGGTCTTCTCATCGCCGTGGCGTGCAGCGTCCTGGGCGTCTTTCTCGTGCTGCGTCGTGATGCCATGCTTGGGCACGGCCTGGCCCACGTCACCTTTGGCGGCGTGGCCCTGGGTCTGCTGCTGAACGTCTCCCCTGTCTGGACGGCCCTTGTGGTGGCGATCATTGCCGCTATCCTCCTGCTCAAACTCCGGGAAGCGGCAGGGTTGCACGGCGACACCGCCATAGGGATCGTTTCTTCTGTAGGTTTCGCCCTTGGGATCGTCATCGCCAGCGTCTCAGGTCAGTTCAGCGTGGAGCTGTTCTCCTACCTCTTCGGGAATATCCTTGCTATCGGTCCTGGTGAGGTGTGGACCTCTGCCATCCTCGCTATTGCTGTCGTGCTCACCGTTGTCCTGAACTATCATGACCTGGTGGCCATTACATTCGACCGGGAGCTTGCCAGAACATCGGGGATACCGGTCCGACGGCTGGATCTCCTTCTTGCCGTACTTAGCGCCGTAACGGTGGTTCTGGCCATGAAGGTGGTGGGACTTCTTCTGGTAGCAGCTCTCATCGTCATTCCCGCGGCAACAGCTCTTCAGATGGCGGGTAACTTCCGCATGGCAATTATCTGGTCCTGCGCGGTTGGAATACTCTCCGTACTGGGCGGTCTCGCGATCAGTTACTACATGGACATACCGTCATCCGGTTCCATCGTCCTTCTGGAAGCGGTCGTTTTCGGGCTGGTGTGGGCCGGGAGCCGTTTCCTGAGGAAAAGCGGGTAG
- the polX gene encoding DNA polymerase/3'-5' exonuclease PolX gives MDKKAISNALDEASVLMELAGDNPFRVRAYSNASRIVRAYAGDLAEAVADGSIRSIKGIGPAIAGDIAELLESDDPPFLQELRSRFPEGVLGMLRIPGLGPKKIRALMEELDITSIGELEYACKENRLLELPGFGAKTQENILKGIASLTAYAGRYLADTVRAEADQIAHALREVQGAQRVEVAGSLRRRKEVVKDMDIVASGDPGPLMDAVAAHSLVEEVTARGDTKLTAHLRSGLNLDLRVVPDASFPYTLQHFSGSKEHNIALRGRAHALGLKSNEYGLFKGEKNIPCKGEEDIYKKLGLAFIPPELREDMGEFEAAEKGELPELVEPEDLKGALHVHTIASDGSATLEEMVQAARDLGLSYIGITEHSASARYARGLEPERVTREADLIDRLNHKIKDFVILKGIESDILPDGSLDYPDEVLASFDFVIGSVHSNFTMQEKEMTARICRALENPYLDILGHPTGRLLLTREPYAVDMEQVLTCAAKHNKAIELNAHPYRLDIDWRLLPQAKKLGIKIAICPDAHSTAELGYTFYGLGVARKGWLEKEDVLNSLTADELRSYFANRRAK, from the coding sequence ATGGATAAAAAAGCCATCTCCAACGCCCTCGATGAAGCCTCCGTCCTCATGGAACTTGCCGGGGACAACCCCTTCCGGGTGCGCGCCTACAGTAACGCTTCGCGCATCGTGCGGGCCTACGCCGGAGACCTTGCCGAGGCGGTGGCCGACGGGTCTATTCGGTCCATCAAGGGCATCGGTCCAGCCATAGCAGGCGACATCGCCGAACTGCTGGAATCGGACGATCCGCCCTTTTTGCAGGAGCTCAGATCAAGGTTCCCCGAAGGGGTCCTGGGCATGCTCCGCATCCCGGGCCTGGGCCCGAAAAAGATCAGGGCCCTCATGGAGGAGCTCGATATTACCTCCATAGGAGAACTGGAATACGCCTGCAAGGAGAACAGGCTTCTTGAGCTTCCCGGGTTCGGGGCAAAGACCCAGGAGAATATACTCAAGGGGATCGCCAGCCTCACGGCCTATGCCGGACGCTACCTGGCCGATACGGTGAGGGCTGAGGCCGACCAGATCGCCCATGCCCTGCGAGAGGTTCAGGGTGCCCAACGGGTAGAAGTCGCCGGGTCTTTAAGACGGCGGAAGGAAGTGGTCAAGGACATGGACATCGTGGCCTCCGGGGACCCGGGTCCCCTTATGGACGCGGTGGCAGCCCATTCCCTTGTGGAGGAGGTCACGGCCCGTGGGGATACCAAGCTCACAGCTCACCTTAGATCCGGCCTCAACCTTGACCTCAGGGTCGTTCCTGACGCCTCGTTCCCCTACACCCTTCAGCACTTTTCCGGGAGCAAGGAGCACAACATCGCATTAAGAGGCAGGGCCCATGCCTTGGGGCTCAAATCCAACGAGTACGGACTGTTCAAAGGAGAAAAGAACATCCCGTGCAAGGGTGAAGAAGATATCTATAAAAAACTCGGGCTGGCCTTCATCCCTCCGGAGCTTCGGGAGGATATGGGGGAGTTTGAAGCTGCCGAAAAGGGAGAACTTCCCGAACTGGTGGAACCGGAAGACCTTAAAGGCGCCCTGCACGTGCACACCATTGCCAGCGACGGTTCCGCGACATTGGAGGAGATGGTCCAGGCGGCCAGGGACCTGGGTCTTTCCTACATCGGGATCACGGAGCACTCAGCCTCGGCCAGGTACGCCCGGGGTCTGGAACCGGAGAGGGTTACCCGGGAGGCAGATCTTATAGACAGGCTCAATCACAAAATCAAGGATTTTGTGATCTTAAAGGGCATAGAATCAGATATCCTCCCGGATGGTTCCCTGGATTATCCCGACGAGGTCCTGGCTTCCTTCGACTTCGTCATAGGGTCTGTTCATTCGAACTTCACCATGCAGGAAAAGGAGATGACGGCCAGGATCTGCCGGGCCCTGGAGAACCCCTACCTTGACATCCTCGGCCATCCCACAGGGAGGCTGCTTCTCACCCGGGAACCCTACGCTGTGGACATGGAGCAGGTGCTCACCTGCGCCGCGAAACATAATAAAGCCATCGAACTCAACGCCCACCCCTACCGCCTGGACATCGACTGGCGTCTCCTGCCCCAGGCGAAGAAGCTGGGGATAAAGATCGCCATCTGTCCGGATGCCCACAGCACCGCGGAACTGGGATATACGTTCTATGGACTTGGAGTCGCACGGAAGGGGTGGTTGGAAAAAGAAGATGTTCTCAACAGTCTGACGGCCGATGAGTTGAGAAGTTATTTCGCCAACAGGCGGGCGAAATAA
- the traF gene encoding conjugal transfer protein TraF: MKRISIFTVVVLVALAFVSAAWALPFPITDVRALGMGGAFVAAGEGIGAVQYNPALLGKDSTVGVVVPEIVARIEDHIGLVDLIDDLNNAVDTADTTQMIAILNQLDQGGALDIQASAAAGAGFGLFGISAGATYSQLIYGTAYPDHIYTTQDAGLLDSANNTLELRGMEARQIILTGAKSFGNIIVGANLRNIQATVFSDSESLFSDPGIGIGDVTAGTEQDESATAFDVGAVMGLTPLLDVGIVAKDVGGTDLGVVEFDPRYRVGAALHLPMITVAADYDVTKDDTGGTDYQDWALGAEFDVWAIALRAGLSNNSGLSAAPTLIHLGVGLGFLDIGAAYAEDGDYYMAGVNLSLGF; the protein is encoded by the coding sequence ATGAAACGAATATCCATTTTTACTGTTGTAGTCCTGGTGGCTCTGGCCTTTGTGTCGGCAGCTTGGGCCCTTCCCTTCCCCATCACCGATGTCCGGGCTCTTGGTATGGGCGGCGCTTTCGTGGCGGCTGGTGAAGGGATCGGCGCAGTGCAGTACAATCCGGCACTGCTGGGTAAAGATTCTACAGTGGGCGTGGTTGTACCCGAGATCGTTGCGCGCATCGAGGATCACATAGGGTTGGTGGATCTCATCGATGACCTGAACAATGCCGTTGATACAGCTGATACAACCCAGATGATTGCTATCCTTAACCAATTGGATCAGGGTGGAGCTCTGGATATCCAGGCCAGCGCTGCTGCAGGTGCCGGTTTCGGGCTCTTCGGCATCTCGGCCGGTGCGACCTATTCCCAGTTGATCTACGGAACCGCCTACCCGGACCACATCTATACGACCCAGGATGCGGGTCTTTTAGATTCAGCCAACAACACCCTCGAATTGAGGGGTATGGAAGCCAGACAAATCATCCTTACAGGTGCTAAAAGTTTCGGCAACATCATCGTGGGTGCGAACCTGCGTAACATCCAGGCTACCGTCTTCTCCGATTCGGAAAGTCTCTTCAGCGATCCCGGCATCGGTATTGGTGATGTAACGGCGGGTACTGAACAGGATGAGAGTGCCACCGCCTTTGATGTAGGTGCCGTTATGGGTCTAACCCCCCTGCTTGATGTTGGTATCGTAGCGAAGGACGTGGGCGGCACTGACCTGGGTGTGGTCGAATTCGACCCGCGCTACAGGGTTGGAGCGGCGCTGCACCTTCCCATGATCACCGTTGCCGCTGATTACGATGTCACGAAGGATGATACAGGCGGTACGGATTACCAGGACTGGGCCCTGGGAGCGGAGTTCGACGTTTGGGCTATCGCCCTGAGAGCAGGATTAAGCAACAACTCGGGCCTCAGCGCCGCTCCCACCCTCATCCACCTGGGCGTTGGACTCGGTTTCCTGGACATCGGAGCAGCCTACGCCGAGGACGGTGATTACTATATGGCCGGTGTGAATTTGAGTTTGGGATTTTAA
- a CDS encoding zinc ABC transporter substrate-binding protein has protein sequence MKKRLSFLTAVMLAIMVQVPSHAAADRLTVVASVFPLFDFAREVAGTAADVRLLLPPGVDPHSWEPKPSDIVDLSQADIFVYTSERMEPWADNLAKAVQGRGVALVQVMDSQGFTSTVCSGQNQGEDPHFWLDLSLSARTVEMIGRLLASQDPENKDSYIANARAYAHRLEQLDQDFMTGLKECGSRRLVTGGHAAFGHLARRYGIEQISVYGLTPDAEPTPRHLAGIVNVVKDNKIHTIFSEELMNPRMAQVLSQETGATVMVLNPGANLTGAQWREGLIFLEIMDRNLKTLREGLECD, from the coding sequence ATGAAAAAACGACTCAGCTTCCTGACAGCTGTCATGCTAGCGATAATGGTTCAGGTGCCCTCACATGCGGCCGCCGATCGTCTCACGGTGGTCGCGTCTGTTTTCCCCCTATTCGATTTCGCGCGGGAGGTGGCCGGTACGGCGGCTGATGTGCGGCTCCTGTTGCCGCCTGGGGTAGATCCTCACTCCTGGGAGCCAAAACCATCGGACATCGTAGACCTTTCCCAGGCGGATATTTTTGTGTACACAAGTGAGAGGATGGAGCCGTGGGCTGACAACCTCGCAAAGGCGGTCCAGGGACGGGGCGTTGCTCTCGTGCAGGTCATGGACAGCCAAGGCTTTACCAGCACTGTTTGCAGCGGTCAGAACCAGGGAGAGGACCCCCATTTCTGGCTGGACCTTTCCCTTTCTGCACGCACAGTGGAGATGATCGGCAGACTGCTGGCCAGCCAGGATCCTGAAAACAAGGACAGTTATATCGCCAATGCCCGGGCTTACGCCCACAGGCTTGAACAACTTGACCAGGATTTTATGACCGGCCTCAAAGAGTGCGGCTCGCGGCGTCTGGTGACGGGGGGACACGCGGCCTTCGGGCATCTGGCCCGGCGATACGGCATCGAACAGATATCCGTCTACGGTCTCACCCCGGATGCCGAACCAACGCCCAGGCATCTGGCTGGCATCGTTAACGTGGTCAAGGACAATAAGATTCACACCATTTTCTCGGAAGAGCTGATGAACCCCCGGATGGCCCAGGTCCTTTCTCAGGAGACCGGTGCAACGGTTATGGTTCTGAACCCTGGGGCGAACCTGACTGGGGCCCAGTGGAGGGAGGGGCTGATTTTCCTCGAGATCATGGACCGCAACCTGAAAACCCTCAGGGAGGGACTTGAGTGTGACTGA
- a CDS encoding right-handed parallel beta-helix repeat-containing protein, translating into MDRAACILLFIVAALPSCAAPHSVVMTGDVEKPIVLAETVTTDTTVSGKVTIAQDLLVPEGITLTFLPGTQVTVVPSEGTRTDSQFVTTQTEIVVRGSLLVDGTTVGTQNRSKGFWGGIIAATPEADITIRGSRVAGAQYGLMMLHGTARVTNSTFENNEVGIAAALGAWVELADNTFDGNSMATAAWHTANPLRSPTDTFTGNEDGALALTAEPMDIQFREILPVIQDTPPITREYLGEVALTEDTSWSGTVVVEGQVAVMPEATLTIEAGTHVLFSPRDTNSDGLGESWIIVQGTVQVLGEEDDWVLFDAQDQAAGPGAWDSLSIIASDSTDNLVQYAVFRRGVKAFHTHFSKVRLDHAIFEDNLRGIQFQESESTRIDRVILRRNQSGARFRDSEVNLSNVAAIDNVAGINFLRSSVTASDIFVTGSFTESFVSRESETTLNRAVITGNVRGPRFKGDGENVSIREAAVMGNLTEGLSLNNVKATVRESRLTGNGFTGLSVTDAEVTAYGNRIAGNGRFEVDNNGSTVVDARGNDWGTGSGPAPEMIYDGSDEGGIGQVLTADPRRFLVLFPGMNPPREDLEGDLLVVGDVITSPETTVRLTPGTSVFFSEVPQDSLFDLCSDHPSFPSSELHVMGKLEAVGTMDNPITFAPARRTMFELNSEEGPGRAQWGAVNLTGGQGAVFENCYIFRAATGIHARDAGKVIVRDSVFISNDMALRFSRSDVEITGNAFELNNTGMRFHKNGGIVSGNLFDSNATGIFVTDNPENVTLTGNTFKASRDYHIKLGILVTEDVEVRGGLFDLSDGKTLRDMVFDREDDGDLGMVIILP; encoded by the coding sequence TTGGACCGCGCCGCCTGTATTCTTTTATTCATTGTGGCGGCGCTCCCCTCCTGTGCGGCGCCTCATAGCGTTGTCATGACAGGCGATGTGGAAAAGCCCATCGTCCTTGCCGAGACTGTGACCACCGATACCACCGTATCCGGCAAGGTCACCATTGCCCAGGATCTTCTCGTCCCGGAGGGGATTACCCTCACATTCCTTCCCGGCACCCAGGTGACGGTGGTCCCCAGCGAGGGGACACGCACCGACTCCCAGTTCGTCACTACCCAGACCGAGATTGTGGTACGCGGCTCCCTCCTCGTGGACGGAACAACTGTCGGGACGCAAAACAGATCCAAAGGCTTCTGGGGCGGCATCATCGCAGCTACACCAGAGGCCGACATAACGATCAGGGGTTCCAGGGTAGCTGGTGCCCAGTACGGACTCATGATGTTGCACGGCACCGCCCGGGTAACGAACAGCACCTTTGAAAACAATGAAGTGGGGATCGCCGCCGCATTGGGTGCCTGGGTGGAGCTGGCTGACAACACCTTTGACGGCAACAGCATGGCCACGGCCGCCTGGCACACGGCCAACCCTCTGCGAAGTCCCACCGACACATTTACAGGCAACGAAGATGGAGCCCTGGCTCTCACGGCTGAGCCAATGGATATCCAGTTCCGGGAAATCCTGCCGGTCATCCAGGACACTCCCCCGATAACCCGGGAGTACCTGGGCGAGGTGGCTCTCACCGAGGACACCTCCTGGTCAGGTACGGTGGTCGTTGAGGGGCAGGTGGCGGTCATGCCGGAAGCCACCCTCACTATCGAAGCGGGAACACATGTCCTTTTCTCCCCACGCGATACCAATTCCGACGGCCTCGGTGAATCCTGGATCATCGTTCAGGGAACGGTTCAGGTTCTGGGAGAGGAGGACGATTGGGTCCTCTTCGATGCCCAGGACCAGGCTGCCGGTCCCGGGGCCTGGGACAGCCTGAGTATCATCGCCTCTGACTCCACAGACAACCTCGTTCAGTACGCTGTCTTCCGCCGCGGGGTGAAGGCGTTCCACACCCATTTTTCCAAGGTCCGCCTCGATCACGCCATTTTCGAAGACAACCTGCGGGGCATCCAGTTCCAGGAGTCCGAGAGCACCCGCATTGACCGGGTGATCTTGCGCCGCAACCAGAGCGGAGCACGCTTCAGAGACAGCGAGGTTAACCTCTCAAACGTTGCTGCAATCGATAACGTGGCGGGGATCAATTTTCTGCGCTCCAGCGTGACCGCGTCGGATATTTTTGTCACCGGTAGTTTCACCGAAAGTTTCGTATCCAGGGAGTCTGAAACGACCCTGAACCGGGCCGTCATTACCGGCAACGTCAGGGGGCCTCGTTTCAAGGGTGATGGCGAAAATGTGTCTATCCGGGAGGCAGCCGTCATGGGGAACCTCACCGAGGGCCTTTCCCTTAACAACGTCAAAGCCACGGTCCGCGAGAGCAGGCTGACCGGCAACGGATTTACAGGCCTATCTGTAACCGACGCCGAAGTGACGGCCTACGGGAACCGCATTGCGGGAAACGGGCGGTTCGAGGTGGACAACAACGGATCTACCGTTGTGGACGCCAGGGGAAACGACTGGGGCACAGGCTCCGGGCCAGCTCCGGAGATGATTTACGACGGCAGCGATGAGGGGGGGATAGGTCAGGTGCTTACAGCGGATCCCAGGAGGTTCCTTGTACTTTTTCCAGGTATGAACCCTCCAAGGGAAGACCTGGAAGGGGACCTTCTGGTGGTTGGCGATGTCATCACCTCACCCGAAACAACGGTGCGTCTGACACCTGGGACCTCGGTGTTTTTCTCAGAGGTTCCTCAAGACTCCCTGTTTGACCTGTGCTCCGACCACCCCAGCTTCCCCTCTTCCGAGCTGCACGTCATGGGAAAACTGGAGGCTGTGGGAACCATGGACAACCCCATCACCTTCGCTCCTGCCCGCCGAACCATGTTTGAGCTGAACTCTGAAGAGGGGCCTGGAAGGGCCCAGTGGGGGGCTGTGAACCTCACCGGAGGGCAGGGAGCCGTCTTTGAAAACTGCTACATATTTCGTGCCGCCACCGGCATCCATGCCAGAGACGCCGGAAAGGTGATCGTCAGGGACTCGGTTTTTATATCAAATGATATGGCCCTTCGCTTTTCCAGGAGCGATGTTGAGATCACCGGCAACGCCTTCGAGCTGAACAACACCGGCATGCGCTTTCACAAAAACGGCGGGATCGTGTCGGGCAACCTCTTTGACTCCAACGCAACGGGGATCTTCGTCACCGACAACCCGGAAAATGTCACCCTCACCGGGAACACTTTTAAAGCCAGCCGCGATTACCACATCAAACTGGGGATCCTCGTCACGGAGGATGTGGAGGTGCGGGGAGGACTCTTTGACCTGTCAGACGGTAAGACTTTAAGGGATATGGTGTTTGACAGGGAGGATGATGGGGACCTTGGGATGGTTATCATCCTCCCCTGA
- a CDS encoding metal ABC transporter ATP-binding protein: MTEPDVLFDLDEVSFRYGNEQILDSVSMKVHRGDFLALLGPNGSGKSTLIRIILGLQKPDSGLVRIMGRNLGDFTAWDRVGYVPQKVTDLDPLFPASVKEVVAMGLLPHKAWPRFLKPGDEAVIDEALDLMDMRRYKNRRIWALSGGQQQRVFIARALASQPEILVLDEPTTGVDGVTQERFYDMLEHINREKGVTLILVTHDIGVVTKHVNKVACLNQRLIFHGSHDDFCDSEQAITLFGPESHLICHRH; this comes from the coding sequence GTGACTGAACCTGACGTCCTGTTTGACCTGGATGAGGTGAGTTTCCGGTACGGGAACGAACAGATCCTGGACTCGGTGAGCATGAAGGTCCATCGGGGGGATTTTCTTGCCCTGTTGGGTCCCAACGGTTCGGGAAAATCCACTCTCATCCGCATCATACTCGGTCTGCAGAAGCCCGACAGCGGGTTGGTCCGGATCATGGGCAGGAACCTGGGGGATTTTACCGCCTGGGACAGGGTGGGGTATGTTCCCCAGAAGGTCACCGACCTGGACCCCCTTTTCCCGGCATCGGTGAAAGAGGTGGTGGCTATGGGGCTCCTGCCCCACAAGGCCTGGCCCCGTTTCCTGAAACCGGGTGATGAAGCGGTTATCGACGAAGCACTGGACCTTATGGATATGCGCCGCTATAAAAACCGCCGTATCTGGGCACTTTCAGGAGGGCAGCAGCAGCGGGTATTCATAGCAAGAGCCCTTGCCTCCCAGCCCGAAATCCTGGTCCTGGACGAGCCGACCACCGGGGTGGACGGAGTCACCCAGGAGCGTTTTTATGACATGCTTGAGCACATCAACCGGGAGAAAGGTGTCACCTTGATCCTGGTAACCCACGACATCGGTGTGGTCACCAAACATGTGAACAAGGTGGCCTGCCTGAACCAGAGACTCATTTTCCACGGAAGCCACGATGATTTCTGCGATTCTGAACAGGCCATCACACTGTTCGGCCCGGAGAGCCATTTGATATGTCATAGGCATTAA
- a CDS encoding TGS domain-containing protein has protein sequence MSTNLTPQYREAEEEFRQAVSPEAKLEALEKMLRLIPKHKGTEKMQGDIKKRIAKWKTQSEQAKKKGGGRVDLSHVPKEGAAQVVIIGPVNTGKSSLISVMTNLEPNIAEYPFTTRTPQPGMMFHHGIPIQLVDTPALDPNVTERWISGLIRNADMAVLTLDLARDDLLEQWEAAHAVLEDLRIKLIASDGEKVFEESGWAHLPSIYLGNKCAMDEAEERLSILTELIEDLPQIHPVSARTGSGLEEFKENVTNSMRLIRVFSKPPGKEPDMDHPFVVKRGSTVSELAKTVHKDLALKMKFARVWGEEVFDGQRVAMDYELIDGDIVELND, from the coding sequence ATGTCCACAAACCTTACTCCACAATATAGAGAAGCAGAGGAAGAATTCCGGCAGGCAGTCTCGCCCGAGGCCAAACTGGAAGCGCTGGAAAAGATGCTCCGCCTCATCCCCAAGCACAAGGGGACCGAGAAGATGCAGGGCGATATCAAGAAACGCATCGCCAAATGGAAGACCCAGTCCGAGCAGGCGAAAAAGAAGGGAGGCGGGCGAGTCGACCTTTCTCATGTACCGAAGGAAGGTGCTGCCCAGGTTGTCATCATCGGTCCGGTGAACACCGGAAAGTCCTCCCTCATATCGGTAATGACCAACCTGGAGCCGAACATCGCCGAGTACCCATTTACAACCCGGACACCTCAACCGGGAATGATGTTTCACCACGGCATCCCCATCCAGCTGGTAGACACCCCGGCCCTGGATCCCAACGTGACAGAGCGCTGGATCTCAGGACTCATCAGGAACGCCGACATGGCCGTCCTCACTCTGGACCTTGCCCGGGACGACCTCCTTGAACAGTGGGAGGCCGCTCATGCCGTCCTTGAGGACCTGAGAATAAAGCTCATTGCCTCTGATGGAGAAAAGGTATTTGAGGAAAGCGGCTGGGCCCATTTACCGTCTATCTACCTTGGGAACAAGTGCGCCATGGACGAAGCCGAGGAGCGTCTTTCCATCCTCACGGAACTGATCGAGGACCTTCCCCAGATACACCCCGTGTCGGCCCGCACCGGTTCGGGACTGGAAGAGTTCAAGGAAAATGTGACCAACTCCATGCGCCTCATCCGGGTCTTCTCCAAACCCCCCGGCAAGGAACCGGACATGGACCATCCCTTCGTCGTCAAACGCGGGTCTACTGTATCGGAACTTGCCAAAACGGTGCACAAGGACCTGGCCTTGAAAATGAAGTTCGCAAGGGTGTGGGGGGAGGAGGTCTTTGACGGCCAAAGGGTGGCGATGGATTACGAGTTGATCGATGGAGATATAGTTGAGCTCAATGACTAG